GAGTCCAAACCGGGGATGGCCGGGGGGAGTTACCGGCAATTACCTGCCCCCAGCCGTCCCGAGACTGTACGCCCGGTGTACCCGTGCTGTTCCGCGGCCGTAAATCCCCATCCGTGCGGCAGGCGTTGTCGGCGGCGGCTGGCACGATGGGTGACATGGAAAACACGGGGACCAACCAGCCGATCGTTTGGCCCGGCGACGCCGCGGACTTCGCCCTGACGCTCCATGACACACCTGACCCGTACTTCGGCCAAGCCCCGGTTCCGGTGCTGGCGTACGAACCGGGGGCCTCGCTGCGGGACCGGCGGGAGGCCTTCCGGGAGGTGTACGCCGCGATCGTGGCCCGGATCGGCGAGCCCACGCTCTACGGCGGCTCGGCGGAAGGCCCCAGCATCCGCTGGCGCGACTGCAGAAGGGTGGTGCTCCTCGCGGGCAATCGCCGCCTCGCGCACCTGTCGGTCCACGACACGGACACCCTGGAGAACGACGAACGGCGCACCTTCGAATGGGGCGGCACCTGGTCGGCGGACGAACCGCACGACTTCGCCTTCCTGCCGTACGTCTGGCAGTTGGACCGGAGCGGGCCGGGCCTTCGGCCCGTCGAGCGGCCGCGCGGGAGCATGGCCTCCAGCCTCGAACACTTCCAGAGCGCGCTGGAGTTGCTGCTCATGGCCTGGGTCGAGCAGCTTTCGGTGCAGGTCGGCGGCGACTGGGCGAGCTTCAGCGTGACCAGCGGGGCGGACCGCGGCCGGCAGCTTCAGATCTCGTACGCGCTGGAGGACGGGCTGCATGTCTCCGTCGACGACCGCGACGGCGAGGACAGCCAGGAGCGGGCCGGGCTGATGCGCTCACGCGGCTGGCAGTCCCTCGACCGTGGCTGGTGGCAGACGGACTTCCCCGAGCCGGAGCGCCCGGAGGTGGCGGCGGTGGCCCGCCTGGCGATCACGGAACTGCGGGCACGGGGCACCAAGGAGCCGGAGGAACTGCGCGCGAGGGACGTCAGCTGCAAGGACCGCGGCGAGCTGTGGCTCCCGGGCCTTGGCATACGCCACTGAGCAGCAGGCCCCACCCGGCACCGGGTCGTCGTGCGAGGGCCACTTGAACAGCTCGCCTCGGGACTCCGGCGCCGCGGCGGAAGGCGTCGTCCGGGGCGCCCGGGTTGCCCGAGCCCCGACGCCAGGAGCCCCGGCACCCGGCACGCCGTGTCCCGCGCCCCGGATCCACCGTCCCATCCACCAGCGCCCCGGTGGAACGCCGGAGGCGGCCCGCACCCGCAGGTGCGAACCGCCTCTCGTTGCGCGAGCGTCAGCCCTCGACGCCGAGCTTCTGAAGGATCAGCTCCTTGACGCGCGCCGCGTCCGCCTGGCCGCGGGTCGTCTTCATGACCGCGCCGACCAGCGCGCCAACCGCCGCGACCTTGCCGCCGCGGATCTTGTCGGCGATCGCCGCGTTGCCCGCGATCGCCTCGTCGACGGCCGCGCCGAGCGCGCCCTCGTCCGAGACGACCTTGAGGCCGCGCTTCTCGACGACGTCGTCCGGGCCGCCCTCGCCCGCGAGCACACCCTCGATGACCTGGCGGGCCAGCTTGTCATTGAGGTCGCCGGACGCGACCAGCGCCGCCACCCGGGCCACCTGGGCCGGGGTGATGGGCAGCGAGGACAGCTCGACGCCCTCCTCGTTGGAGCGGCGGGCGAGCCCGCCCATCCACCACTTGCGCGCGGCCGCGGCATCCGCACCCGCGTCGATCGTGGCGGCGATCAGGTCGACCGCACCCGCGTTGAGGATCGACTGCATGTCGTGCTCGGAGATGCCCCACTCCTCGCGCAGGCGGTTGCGCCGCACCCGCGGGAGTTCGGGCAGCGTGGCGCGAAGCTCCTCGACCCACGCGCGCGCAGGCGCGACGGGGACGAGGTCGGGCTCCGGGAAGTACCGGTAGTCCTCCGCCTCCTCCTTCACGCGGCCGGACGTCGTGGAGCCGTCGTCCTCGTGGAAGTGGCGGGTCTCCTGGATGATCGTGCCGCCGGACGAGAGCACCGCCGCGTGGCGCTGGATCTCGAACCGTGCCGCACGCTCGACCGACCGCAGCGAGTTGACGTTCTTCGTCTCGGAGCGCGTGCCGAACTTCTCGGCACCCCGCGGCCGCAGCGAAAGGTTCACGTCGCAGCGCATCTGGCCCTGCTCCATGCGGGCCTCGGAGACACCGAGCGCCTTGATGAGTTCGCGCAGTTCGGCGACGTACGCCTTGGCGACCTCCGGCGCGCGCTCGCCCGCGCCCTCGATCGGCTTGGTGACGATCTCGATCAGGGGGATGCCGGCGCGGTTGTAGTCCAGCAGGGAGTGGGACGCGCCGTGGATACGGCCGGTGGCGCCGCCGACGTGCGTCGACTTGCCGGTGTCCTCCTCCATGTGGGCGCGCTCGATCTGTACGCGGAAGACCTCCCCGTCCTCCAGCTGGACGTCCAGATAGCCGTCGAAGGCGATCGGCTCGTCGTACTGCGAGGTCTGGAAGTTCTTCGGCATGTCCGGATAGAAGTAGTTCTTCCGGGCGAAGCGGCACCACTCGGCGATCTCGCAGTTCAGCGCGAGGCCGATCTTGACGGCCGACTCGACGCCGATCGCGTTGACGACGGGGAGCGAGCCGGGCATGCCGAGACAGGTCGGGCAGGTCTGCGAGTTGGGCTCGGCGCCCAGCTCGGTCGAGCAGCCGCAGAACATCTTGGTCTTGGTGCCGAGTTCGACATGGACCTCGAGGCCCATGACGGGGTCGTAGGCAGCGAGGGCGTCCTCGTACGACACCAGTTCAGTGACGGTCACGGTGAAACTTTCCCTCTCAGCCCAGCAGGACGTCGTCGTCGCCCAGGCGCCTGAGCTCGCGGTAGAGCAGGGCCAGGCCGGTGACGATGGCGGCAGCGGATACGGCGGCGTCGATCAGCCGGAGCATGTCGCCCTCGTTGCGGGCCTTCTTGGCCTGCTTGGCGACGCTGATCGCGCCGAAGGCGGTGGTTCCGATCGACAGATACGTACCGGTCTTGGACTTCTTGAAGCCCTTGGCCTTGGTCAGTGCCTTACTCACAGCGACGGAGCCTCCTCGAGCAGCGGGTGGCCCCACTTTTCCACGAAGGCCGCCTCGACGGCCGCGCCGACCTTGTACAGCCGGTCGTCCTTCATGGCGGGGGCGATGATCTGCAGTCCGACCGGCAGTCCGTCCTCCGGCGCGAGACCGCAGGGCAGCGACATCGCGGCGTTGCCGGCCAGGTTGGTCGGGATGGTGCACAGGTCCGCGAGGTACATCGCCATCGGGTCGTCGGCGCGCTCGCCGATCGGGAAGGCGGTGGTGGGCGTGGTCGGCGAGACGATCACGTCGACCTGCTCGAAGGCCTTCTCGAAGTCCCGGGTGATGAGCGTGCGCACCTTCTGCGCGGAGCCGTAGTACGCGTCGTAGTAGCCGGAGCTGAGCGCGTACGTACCGAGCATGATGCGGCGCTTGACCTCGTCACCGAAGCCGGCCTCGCGGGTGAGCGCGGTGACCTCCTCGGCCGACTTCGTGCCGTCGTCGCCGACCCGCAAGCCGTAGCGCATGGCGTCGAAGCGGGCCAGGTTGGAGGAGCACTCGGACGGCGCGATCAGGTAGTACGCGGAGAGCCCGAGGTCGAAGGACGGGCAGTCCAGCTCGACGATCGTGGCGCCAAGACCGCGCAGCAGCTCCACGGACTCGTCGAAGCGCTGGACGACACCGGCCTGGTAGCCCTCGCCGCGGAACTGCTTGACGACGCCGACGCGCATCCCCGCGACCGAGCCGTTCTTCGCGGCCTCGACGACCGGCGGGACCGGGGCGTCGATGGACGTCGAGTCCAGCGGGTCGTGACCGGCGATGACCTCGTGCAGCAGGGCCGCGTCCAGGACCGTACGGGCGCAGGGGCCGCCCTGGTCGAGGGAGGAGGAGAAGGCGACCATGCCGAAGCGGGAGACGCCGCCGTAGGTGGGCTTGACGCCGACCGTGCCGGTGACGGCGGCGGGCTGGCGGATGGAGCCGCCGGTGTCCGTGCCGATGGCGAGCGGTGCCTCGTACGAGGCGAGGGCCGCGCTCGACCCGCCGCCGGAACCGCCGGGGATACGGGTGAGGTCCCAGGGGTTGCCGGTCGGGCCGTATGCGCTGTTCTCGGTGGAGGACCCCATGGCGAACTCGTCCATGTTGGTCTTGCCGAGGATGACGACGTCCGCTGCCTTGAGCTTCTTGGTCACCGTCGCGTCGTACGGCGGGATCCAGCCCTCGAGGATCTTGGAACCGACGGTGGTCGGGATGCCCTCGGTGGTGAAGATGTCCTTCAGCGCGAGCGGCACACCGGCCAGCGCGCCGAGCTTCTCGCCCGCCTCGCGCTTGGCGTCGACGGCGCGGGCCTGCGCGAGCGCTCCCTCACGGTCGACGTGCAGGAAGGCGTGCACCTTCTCGTCGACGGCCTCGATCCTGGCCAGGTGCGCCTCGGTGACCTCGACGGCCGTGAGCTCGCCGGAAGCGATCTTCGCGGCGATCTCTGCGGCGGTGAGCCTGATGATGGTGACGTTGGTGTCCGTCATGGTGATTAGTCCTCCCCCAGGATCTGCGGCACCTTGAAACGCTGCTGCTCCTGGGCAGGGGCGCCGGAGAGCGCCTGCTCGGGGGTGAGCGACGGACGAACCTCGTCCGCGCGCATGACATTGGTCAGCGGCAGCGGGTGGGAGGTCGGGGGTACGTCTTGGTCGGCGACCTCGGAGACGCGGGCGACCGCGCCGATGATGTCGTCGAGCTGTCCGGCGAAGTGGTCGAGCTCTTCGTCCTTCAGCTCCAGACGCGCCAGCCGGGCGAGGTGGGCGACCTCCTCGCGCGTAATGCCAGGCATGCAGCGATCCTCAGGGGTGAGTGTGTGGTTTTGAGCTCAATCCTATGGGGCACGGTCCACTGCCCACGAAACGGTGTGCGGCCGGGACCTCCCGGGCCTTGCTCCGGCGTCTCCCGGGACCCTGCCGAATCAGGGAACGACCTGGCCGGAGGGCTCACTGGTCGGGCTGGCGGGAGGCCGCGTCGCGTCCGCCGTGGCGGCGGGCAGTTCCGCGGCCCGGTGCCAGCCGCGCTCGCCGCGCGCCCGCAGCCACGCCGTGGCCTCCTGCGGCGGCATCGCGGCCGCGACCAGCCACCCCTGGACGGCGTCGCAGCCCAGATCGCGCAGCCGCTCCCAGGTCTCGTCGTCCTCGACGCCCTCGGCGACGACGAGCAGGCCCAGCGAGTGGGCGAGGTCGACGGTGCAGCGGACGATCGCGGCGTCCTCGTTGTCGACGGCGAGCCGGGCCACGAAGGAGCGGTCGATCTTGAGCTCGCTGACCGGGAGCTTGCGCAGATGCACGAGGGAGGAGTAGCCGGTGCCGAAGTCGTCCAGGGACATCTTCACGCCGTGCTCGGTGAGCCCGGCGAGCGTGTCGGCGGCGCGCTGGGGGTCCTCCAGGAGGACGTGCTCCGTGATCTCCAGTTGGAGGGAGCCGGCCGGGACGCCGTGGCGGGCGAGGCGGGCGGCGACGGATCCGGCGAATCCGGGGGTGTGGACGTCGCGCGGCGAGACATTCACGGCCACCGGCACGTCGAGCCCCTGGGCACGCCACTTGGCGACCTGCCCGAGGGCCGTGTCCAGCACGTACTCCGTCAGATGCGGCATCAGGCCCGAGGACTCGGCGATCGCGATGAACTCGTCCGGGGGGACCCGGCCGCGCTCCGGGTGGACCCAGCGGACCAGCGCCTCCAGTCCGGCGACATGGCCGTCGAAGCGGACCTTGGGCTGGTAGTGCAGCTCCACGTCACCGGCGTCCAGCGCACGGCGCAGATCGCCCAGCAGGCCGAGCCGGTCAGGAGTGTTGCTGTCCCGCTTGGACTCATACACCTCCACGCCCGTGCGGTCCCGCTTCGCCTGGTACATCGCGACGTCCGCGCGCCGCAGCAGCCCTTCCGCGTCCAGTGCGTGCTCGGGGAAGACGGCGACGCCCGCGCTGGCCTCCAGGACGAGGGTGAGCCCGTCGAGATCGAGCGGCGAGGACAGCTCGGCGACGAGGTGACGGGCGACGCGCTGGGCGCTGGTGGCGGAGTCGGCGGTCGGGAGCAGTACGGCGAACTCGTCGCCGCCGAGCCGGGCCGCCTCGGCACCGCGGGGCAGGGCGAGCCTGAGCCGGTCGGCGATCTGGAGCAACAGCCGGTCCCCCGCGAGATGGCCGAGTGTGTCATTGACGGAACGAAAGCGGTCGAGATCGATCAGCACGAGAGCCGAGCGGGCACCGCTGCCCTCGGCGTCCGCGAGGGCGGACCAGGTCCGTTCCAGGAGCCACTGACGGTTCGGCAGACCCGTCAGGGGGTCGCGCAACTGCTCCTCTGCTCTGGCCCGGGCGATCCACAGCGTGGAATCGAGGGCGATCAGCGGTACGGCGAACAAGGGCAGCAGCAGCGGCAGGGCGACGGCGACGACACAGATCAGCGGGGCGATGCCGAGCAGGGCGACCGCAACAAGGCCCTGCCGCAGCAGGGCCGTACGGGCGGCGGTGGGCAGACCGCCCCCCTGGGGGGCGAGGACATACCACAGGAGCAGCCGGGTCACCACGAGATAGGCGGTGGCCGCGAGAATCACTTCCGGGGCGGCCTCGATGCCCCATTCGAGTGGCGTCCAGGGCGCCTCGACGCTCGGCTCCACCCCGAACACCGCAAGAACGAGAGCGGCGGCGCCGATCCCGAGGATGTCCACGGAGCCGTGCAATACGCCCTGGCGCCAGCGGTTTCTGCGGGCGGCGGCGACCAGCGCGACGACGGCGAGGCTGACCAGTCCGGCAGGCACCCAGCCGAACAGGAGCAGGACGGCGAGCGTGAGTGCGGCACCGGAACCGGTGCCGCCCCACCAGCGGTCGCGGCCGAGCGCGACGAGATGGCCGACGATGATCCCGGTGAGGACGGCGAGCGACCAGCCCGCGGTGGAACCGGGGAACAGCGCAAGGCCCTCCCCCAGCGTGCTGAAGACTCCGAAGGCGAGCAGTGCGGCGGCGCATACGACGGCGGCGACGGGCAGTCCCGGCGTCATGCCCGCAAGGGCCGCGAATCCACGCGGCCGTGAGACCGTGGCGGCGCTCTCGGTCGGTTTCATTCCCGTCCCTCTCACAGCCGGCGGTGCCGATGCCTCGCGATGGCTCCCGTTGTCATGCCACCACGACTGAAATCCCACCACGCAGCCGTGCACGACAGGCGCACGTCTCAACAGTAGGCCGCAGAAGGCTCGGACGGGCAGCGCTCTACAGCTCTTGCCCGAATGAGACCTGGCCACCCTTATCCATCTGGTATGCGCTGAACGGGTGACCTGTACCGGTCGTTCGGAGGCTGAATCCGGCGTCCGATTCCCGCCCCGTGCGCCCCCTCTTGGCCCCTTGACGAGCCCCTCCCAAGCCCCGCGCACGCCCCCTCCGTCACGCCTCGGGAGGCACAGCGGCCTCACGTGCCGCGTCCGGGCCCTGTTCAAGGAGTACGGCGAAGCCCTCCTCGTCCAGCACCGGCACCTTCAGCTGCATTGCCTTGTCATACTTGGAACCGGGGTTGTCGCCGACGACCACGAAGCTCGTTTTCTTCGAAACAGAACCGGCCACTTTCGCGCCGCGGCTCTGGAGGGCTTCTTTTGCGCCATCCCTGGTGTAGTCGGCGAGGGTGCCCGTGACGACGACGGTGAGTCCGTCCAGCGGCCGCGGGCCCTGTTCCTCGCCCGCGCCCTCTTCCTCCGTACGGACGCCCGCCGCCCGCCACTTGCGCAGGATCTCGCGGTGCCAGTCCTCCTCGAACCACTGCTTGAGGGAGGCGGCGATGGTCGGTCCCACGCCGTCGACGGCCGCGAGCTCCGCCTCATCGGCCTGCTCGATCCGCTCGATCGACCGGAACTCGCGGGCCAGGGCCTCGGCCGCGACCGGGCCGACATGACGGATCGACAGACCGGTGATGATCCGGGCCAGCGGGCGCTCCTTGGCGGCCTGGATGTTCTCCAGCATCGCCAGGGCGTTCTTCTTCGGCTCGCCCAGCTGGTTGGCGAAGACCGTGACGACCTTCTCCTCACCGGTCTTCGGATCGCGCTTGGGCAGTCCACTGTCCTGGTCCAGGACATACGCCTTGATGGGCAGCAGCTGCTCGACGGCGAGGTCGAAGAGATCGCCCTCGTCGCTCAGAGGCGGCTGCGCGGGCTCCAGCGGCTTGGTGAGCGCCGCCGCCGCCACATAGCCGAAGTTCTCGATGTCCAGCGACTTGCGCCCGGCGAGATAGAAGAGACGTTCACGCAACTGGGCCGGGCAGGAACGGGCGTTGGGGCAGCGCAGATCGACGTCGCCCTCCTTCATGGGGCGCAGCGGGGTGCCGCACTCCGGGCACTCGGAGGGCATCACGAACTCCCGCTCGGTGCCGTCCCGCAGATCCACGACCGGGCCGAGGATCTCCGGAATGACGTCGCCCGCCTTGCGCAGCACCACCGTGTCGCCGATCAGCACGCCCTTGGCCTTGACCACGTCCTGGTTGTGCAGGGTGGCGAACTCGACCTCGGAGCCCGCGACCGTGACCGGCTCCACCTGGGCGTACGGCGTGACGCGGCCGGTGCGGCCGACGCCCACCCGGATGTTGACCAGCTTGGTGTTGACCTCCTCCGGGGCGTATTTCCACGCGATCGCCCAGCGAGGCGCCCGCGAGGTGGAGCCGAGACGCCCCTGGAGCGGGATCTCGTCGAGTTTGACGACCACTCCGTCGATCTCGTGCTCCATGGAGTGCCGGTTCTCGCCGTAGTAGGCGATGAACTTCCGCACGCCTTCGAGCGA
This window of the Streptomyces sp. SLBN-118 genome carries:
- the gatA gene encoding Asp-tRNA(Asn)/Glu-tRNA(Gln) amidotransferase subunit GatA codes for the protein MTDTNVTIIRLTAAEIAAKIASGELTAVEVTEAHLARIEAVDEKVHAFLHVDREGALAQARAVDAKREAGEKLGALAGVPLALKDIFTTEGIPTTVGSKILEGWIPPYDATVTKKLKAADVVILGKTNMDEFAMGSSTENSAYGPTGNPWDLTRIPGGSGGGSSAALASYEAPLAIGTDTGGSIRQPAAVTGTVGVKPTYGGVSRFGMVAFSSSLDQGGPCARTVLDAALLHEVIAGHDPLDSTSIDAPVPPVVEAAKNGSVAGMRVGVVKQFRGEGYQAGVVQRFDESVELLRGLGATIVELDCPSFDLGLSAYYLIAPSECSSNLARFDAMRYGLRVGDDGTKSAEEVTALTREAGFGDEVKRRIMLGTYALSSGYYDAYYGSAQKVRTLITRDFEKAFEQVDVIVSPTTPTTAFPIGERADDPMAMYLADLCTIPTNLAGNAAMSLPCGLAPEDGLPVGLQIIAPAMKDDRLYKVGAAVEAAFVEKWGHPLLEEAPSL
- the gatB gene encoding Asp-tRNA(Asn)/Glu-tRNA(Gln) amidotransferase subunit GatB → MTVTELVSYEDALAAYDPVMGLEVHVELGTKTKMFCGCSTELGAEPNSQTCPTCLGMPGSLPVVNAIGVESAVKIGLALNCEIAEWCRFARKNYFYPDMPKNFQTSQYDEPIAFDGYLDVQLEDGEVFRVQIERAHMEEDTGKSTHVGGATGRIHGASHSLLDYNRAGIPLIEIVTKPIEGAGERAPEVAKAYVAELRELIKALGVSEARMEQGQMRCDVNLSLRPRGAEKFGTRSETKNVNSLRSVERAARFEIQRHAAVLSSGGTIIQETRHFHEDDGSTTSGRVKEEAEDYRYFPEPDLVPVAPARAWVEELRATLPELPRVRRNRLREEWGISEHDMQSILNAGAVDLIAATIDAGADAAAARKWWMGGLARRSNEEGVELSSLPITPAQVARVAALVASGDLNDKLARQVIEGVLAGEGGPDDVVEKRGLKVVSDEGALGAAVDEAIAGNAAIADKIRGGKVAAVGALVGAVMKTTRGQADAARVKELILQKLGVEG
- a CDS encoding bifunctional diguanylate cyclase/phosphodiesterase; the protein is MKPTESAATVSRPRGFAALAGMTPGLPVAAVVCAAALLAFGVFSTLGEGLALFPGSTAGWSLAVLTGIIVGHLVALGRDRWWGGTGSGAALTLAVLLLFGWVPAGLVSLAVVALVAAARRNRWRQGVLHGSVDILGIGAAALVLAVFGVEPSVEAPWTPLEWGIEAAPEVILAATAYLVVTRLLLWYVLAPQGGGLPTAARTALLRQGLVAVALLGIAPLICVVAVALPLLLPLFAVPLIALDSTLWIARARAEEQLRDPLTGLPNRQWLLERTWSALADAEGSGARSALVLIDLDRFRSVNDTLGHLAGDRLLLQIADRLRLALPRGAEAARLGGDEFAVLLPTADSATSAQRVARHLVAELSSPLDLDGLTLVLEASAGVAVFPEHALDAEGLLRRADVAMYQAKRDRTGVEVYESKRDSNTPDRLGLLGDLRRALDAGDVELHYQPKVRFDGHVAGLEALVRWVHPERGRVPPDEFIAIAESSGLMPHLTEYVLDTALGQVAKWRAQGLDVPVAVNVSPRDVHTPGFAGSVAARLARHGVPAGSLQLEITEHVLLEDPQRAADTLAGLTEHGVKMSLDDFGTGYSSLVHLRKLPVSELKIDRSFVARLAVDNEDAAIVRCTVDLAHSLGLLVVAEGVEDDETWERLRDLGCDAVQGWLVAAAMPPQEATAWLRARGERGWHRAAELPAATADATRPPASPTSEPSGQVVP
- the ligA gene encoding NAD-dependent DNA ligase LigA, giving the protein MAVEQQGSVPAEAREKHARLAEQVEGHRFRYYVKDSPVISDGEFDKLLRELEALEEQYSELRTPDSPTQKVAGQYETELAKVEHRERMLSLDNAFDEEELASWAERVAREVGSSDYRFLCELKVDGLAVNLTYEKGRLTRAATRGDGRVGEDITPNVRTIADIPDRLHGDHVPDLVEIRGEVFFPMDKFQELNARRVEAGEQPYANPRNSASGSLRQKDPKVTATLPLHMVVHGIGAREGFGIDRLSQAYDLLRAWGLPTAKHYKVVDSLEGVRKFIAYYGENRHSMEHEIDGVVVKLDEIPLQGRLGSTSRAPRWAIAWKYAPEEVNTKLVNIRVGVGRTGRVTPYAQVEPVTVAGSEVEFATLHNQDVVKAKGVLIGDTVVLRKAGDVIPEILGPVVDLRDGTEREFVMPSECPECGTPLRPMKEGDVDLRCPNARSCPAQLRERLFYLAGRKSLDIENFGYVAAAALTKPLEPAQPPLSDEGDLFDLAVEQLLPIKAYVLDQDSGLPKRDPKTGEEKVVTVFANQLGEPKKNALAMLENIQAAKERPLARIITGLSIRHVGPVAAEALAREFRSIERIEQADEAELAAVDGVGPTIAASLKQWFEEDWHREILRKWRAAGVRTEEEGAGEEQGPRPLDGLTVVVTGTLADYTRDGAKEALQSRGAKVAGSVSKKTSFVVVGDNPGSKYDKAMQLKVPVLDEEGFAVLLEQGPDAAREAAVPPEA
- the gatC gene encoding Asp-tRNA(Asn)/Glu-tRNA(Gln) amidotransferase subunit GatC, with amino-acid sequence MPGITREEVAHLARLARLELKDEELDHFAGQLDDIIGAVARVSEVADQDVPPTSHPLPLTNVMRADEVRPSLTPEQALSGAPAQEQQRFKVPQILGED